Proteins encoded within one genomic window of Methanosarcina barkeri str. Wiesmoor:
- a CDS encoding TatD family hydrolase: MPYPIIDSHCHLDFPKFNRDREETILRAREAGVVGMVNSGISLKGNRISLELAEKNEDIYAALGLSPDIGRGGEDKEINAILAQIEENAGKAVGIGEAGLDFQDCKTKEERERQTAAFKKVIELAKNLDKPLIVHARQAEAEVLKLVKGVDTVIYHCYSGPVETMREIVDMGYYISLATLVCFSEHHQTLAEAVPLENLILETDSPFLSPRKGRNEPAFIVDSVPVVAQLKDVEPAEIAKSTTENARRAFNI, from the coding sequence ATGCCTTATCCAATTATTGATTCCCACTGTCATCTTGATTTTCCAAAATTCAACCGCGATAGGGAAGAGACTATTCTACGAGCCAGAGAGGCAGGAGTTGTCGGAATGGTCAACTCAGGAATTTCCCTGAAAGGCAACCGTATTAGCCTTGAACTTGCGGAAAAGAATGAGGATATTTATGCCGCGCTTGGCCTGAGTCCTGATATTGGCAGAGGAGGCGAGGATAAAGAGATAAATGCTATTCTTGCTCAGATTGAAGAAAATGCAGGAAAAGCAGTTGGAATCGGAGAAGCGGGCCTGGATTTCCAGGACTGCAAAACAAAAGAGGAACGTGAGAGGCAGACTGCTGCATTCAAAAAGGTAATTGAGCTTGCAAAAAATCTGGACAAACCTCTTATAGTTCACGCCCGACAGGCTGAAGCAGAAGTGTTAAAACTTGTCAAAGGTGTGGATACGGTAATCTATCACTGCTATAGCGGCCCTGTTGAGACCATGCGGGAAATTGTGGATATGGGATACTATATTTCCCTGGCAACTCTTGTCTGCTTTTCCGAACATCACCAGACTCTTGCAGAAGCTGTTCCGCTTGAAAACTTGATTCTGGAAACCGATAGTCCCTTCCTTTCTCCCCGCAAAGGCAGAAATGAGCCTGCCTTCATAGTAGACTCTGTTCCTGTAGTAGCGCAACTTAAGGATGTGGAGCCAGCAGAAATCGCAAAATCGACTACTGAAAATGCGCGCCGAGCTTTTAATATCTAA
- a CDS encoding MBL fold metallo-hydrolase: MEVRYICPTAYDSSVYLVNGKVLIDTGMNSDLIIKQLEKYIKLTDIELIVLTHCHYDHTAAAAVIAERSGAKVGIHKADLEGINDDYLSVAVIFGERAPEVRPTITYEEGDKIDIGNGEYLEVIHTPGHSKGSICLYEPVSKSLFSGDTVFPGGGSGRTDFEGSVPEKMASSIEKLTKLDVKNLYPGHGSPTDRDGNNQIMASYRMLKMMMGE, translated from the coding sequence ATGGAAGTCCGGTATATTTGCCCTACAGCTTACGATTCCAGTGTCTATCTGGTAAATGGAAAAGTGCTGATCGACACAGGAATGAACAGCGACCTGATTATCAAGCAACTGGAGAAATATATAAAGCTAACCGACATTGAATTAATAGTCCTGACACATTGCCATTATGATCATACCGCAGCAGCCGCAGTTATTGCAGAAAGAAGCGGTGCAAAAGTCGGAATACATAAAGCTGACCTGGAGGGCATAAATGATGACTACCTCAGCGTGGCCGTAATTTTTGGGGAGCGAGCTCCTGAAGTCAGGCCCACAATTACATATGAAGAAGGAGATAAAATTGACATCGGAAATGGGGAATACCTGGAAGTAATCCATACGCCGGGTCACTCAAAAGGAAGTATCTGCCTCTATGAGCCTGTCTCAAAAAGTCTTTTCTCCGGAGACACTGTATTTCCAGGTGGGGGTTCCGGAAGAACGGACTTTGAGGGTTCTGTGCCTGAAAAGATGGCTAGCTCAATAGAAAAGCTCACAAAACTGGATGTAAAAAACCTGTACCCTGGACACGGATCCCCTACAGATAGGGATGGAAATAATCAGATTATGGCTTCCTACAGAATGTTAAAAATGATGATGGGCGAATAA
- a CDS encoding ferritin-like domain-containing protein: protein MRHAEKLIERILFPEEKPIVSELNEMTIGSLCRRCMSMILKLNKGAVKGYNESIRLSTELRDNNNKTFLEYILKEKEEHVDWLEVQLDQIKQIGIHTYLAQQIYG, encoded by the coding sequence ATAAGACATGCTGAAAAACTAATCGAACGCATCCTCTTCCCGGAGGAAAAGCCCATAGTTAGCGAACTGAACGAAATGACCATTGGCTCCCTGTGTCGGAGGTGCATGAGCATGATCTTGAAGCTGAATAAGGGAGCCGTCAAAGGTTATAACGAAAGCATTCGTCTGTCGACTGAGTTGAGAGACAACAACAATAAAACTTTTCTCGAATATATCCTGAAGGAAAAAGAAGAACACGTCGACTGGTTAGAAGTCCAGCTCGACCAGATTAAACAGATAGGTATCCATACCTATCTGGCACAGCAGATATATGGATAA
- a CDS encoding YgiQ family radical SAM protein, with protein MSLEEVKARGWEELDIILISGDAYVDHSSFGTAIIGRVLEDAGFRVGVIAQPRWDSPEDFKKLGKPRLFFSVSAGNTDSMVSNLTPGLKPRNKDAYSPGGKTGLRPNRAVIIYSNRIKEAFPEVPIVLGGIEASLRRFAHYDYLSDKVRQSILADAPADLIVYGMGELQIVEIAKRLQAGEDIRNIRDVPGTVWKMEVKAWKELKKRAEKSDNRSNKKEQEKSEKEVLKKEKSEQGIPEKEKSEQEIPEKEKSGQKDEKIAENAATFLKRYLEIPSFSEVSQDKTAFAKAFRIYFAEQNPVTGKGIIQPHPKTVIVQNMPMRLLTEAEMDHVYELPFTGETHPSYTEPVPALEMVKFSLTTHRGCFGGCAFCAITEHQGRMIASRSIESVLREAKKLTEKPDFKGIINGVGGPSANMYGMECKTWGKKGACLDKSCLYPRICPALDTSHKKLLELLRRLRELPGVRHVFTGYGVRYDLALKDEEYLGELCAYHISGQLRIAPEHFSRQVTNVMCKPGREVYEKFTQKFTELNRKCGKEQYIVNYLMSGHPGCTLEDMIEMAEYVRDHGGYTEQVQDFTPTPMTVSTCMYYTGLDPFTGKKVYVAKGKKEKAMQRALMHYRNPANYELVYEALEKAGRLDLVGNAHKCLIRRKEKRKK; from the coding sequence ATGAGCCTTGAAGAAGTAAAAGCTCGCGGCTGGGAAGAGCTTGATATTATTCTGATTTCTGGGGACGCCTATGTAGACCACTCCAGTTTCGGCACGGCAATAATAGGAAGAGTTCTTGAAGATGCCGGTTTTAGAGTAGGAGTAATCGCCCAACCGCGCTGGGACAGCCCTGAAGATTTCAAAAAACTTGGAAAGCCAAGACTCTTTTTTTCCGTAAGTGCAGGAAATACCGATTCTATGGTCAGCAACCTGACCCCAGGCCTGAAGCCGCGGAATAAGGATGCTTATTCCCCTGGAGGAAAAACAGGGCTTCGTCCTAACCGCGCCGTGATAATTTACTCGAACAGAATAAAAGAGGCTTTTCCTGAAGTGCCTATAGTGCTTGGGGGCATTGAGGCTTCCTTACGTCGCTTTGCTCATTATGATTATCTTTCAGATAAGGTCAGGCAATCCATTCTGGCTGACGCGCCTGCTGACCTCATAGTCTACGGTATGGGAGAGCTTCAGATCGTAGAAATTGCAAAAAGACTGCAGGCCGGGGAAGATATCAGAAATATCAGAGATGTCCCCGGCACAGTATGGAAGATGGAAGTTAAAGCCTGGAAGGAGCTCAAAAAAAGAGCTGAAAAGTCAGATAATAGGTCGAATAAAAAAGAACAGGAAAAATCAGAAAAGGAAGTACTGAAAAAGGAAAAATCGGAACAGGGAATACCGGAAAAGGAAAAATCGGAACAGGAAATACCGGAAAAGGAAAAGTCAGGACAAAAAGACGAGAAAATAGCTGAGAATGCAGCCACATTTTTAAAGCGATATCTCGAAATTCCTTCTTTTTCAGAAGTTTCTCAGGATAAAACAGCCTTTGCAAAAGCTTTTCGTATATATTTCGCGGAACAGAACCCTGTTACTGGAAAAGGGATTATTCAGCCTCACCCGAAAACCGTAATCGTGCAGAACATGCCAATGCGCCTTCTTACAGAGGCTGAAATGGACCATGTGTATGAACTGCCGTTCACTGGTGAAACCCATCCTTCCTATACTGAACCGGTTCCTGCCCTGGAAATGGTAAAATTCTCCCTGACAACGCACAGGGGATGCTTTGGAGGCTGTGCTTTCTGTGCAATTACAGAACATCAGGGGCGCATGATTGCAAGCCGCAGTATCGAATCTGTCCTGCGTGAAGCAAAAAAGCTCACAGAAAAACCTGATTTCAAGGGCATTATAAACGGAGTTGGCGGCCCAAGTGCAAACATGTACGGCATGGAGTGTAAAACCTGGGGAAAAAAAGGAGCCTGTCTGGACAAATCCTGCCTTTATCCTCGCATTTGCCCTGCTCTGGATACCAGCCATAAAAAGCTGCTTGAACTCTTACGCCGCCTGCGCGAACTTCCAGGAGTTAGGCATGTCTTTACAGGTTACGGGGTACGTTATGACCTGGCTCTTAAGGATGAAGAGTACCTCGGAGAACTTTGCGCCTACCATATCAGCGGACAATTAAGAATCGCACCTGAACACTTTTCGAGGCAGGTCACAAATGTAATGTGTAAGCCAGGCAGGGAAGTCTACGAGAAATTTACCCAGAAATTTACAGAGCTCAACCGGAAGTGCGGCAAAGAACAGTACATTGTAAACTACCTGATGTCAGGGCATCCGGGCTGTACCCTTGAAGATATGATAGAGATGGCGGAGTATGTGCGAGACCATGGAGGCTATACCGAACAGGTACAGGACTTCACCCCAACACCTATGACCGTATCGACATGCATGTATTATACAGGACTGGACCCGTTCACAGGCAAAAAAGTATACGTTGCAAAAGGCAAGAAAGAAAAGGCCATGCAGAGAGCTCTTATGCACTACAGGAACCCTGCAAATTACGAGCTTGTATACGAAGCTCTCGAGAAGGCAGGAAGACTTGACCTTGTGGGGAATGCTCATAAGTGTTTGATAAGAAGAAAGGAAAAAAGGAAAAAGTAA
- a CDS encoding DEAD/DEAH box helicase, translating to MKSWVMNLIDDDSLKQAHIESSRRLLHESLKLDYSSVEEENSNFLLIIDSLELALIDLLDDDEQINSLRKISAELFQLLRVLPKPEDPIEAGKEYLRLSCFGVLGDRGADASRLLRELPPIDLPINSPYWNKRTFATIIDVWLSIIRKDGWNDLDRVHERVVDLRKHQNEYEKDYLESEGDYSRTAAWELVALYHLAKAAELLAIYTTQGQVEGNYDIRQQLESQFDSALNACTRAELVELDNLTRLLECTSQQLVDNCIWTITRAVNDQVTQFVETLVSRERSKPIFEMLPPQRYTLREEGLRSSSPRSIVINLPTSSGKTFIAEFRILQALNQFENGWIAYLAPTHALVNQICTRLRKDFNPLKINVEKISPALEIDSLEAGLLTDVEKSSYFRVLVTTPEKLDLMLRGGWEQKINRPLSLVIVDEAHNLSQPVRGIKLELLLATINRECRDSQFLLLTPFINNATQISKWLSSDSNKSIEMSVDWNPNDRAIALSRHKKSNNGNYSLYLETLHTTRNTLHIPEKLQLSNNRPLGYNWSQINNNASKLAAVTAQVLKERGSVIVLVGKIQHTWSLANSFKHPDNKITDLPEDVKLVKRYIQSEFGDDFPLCDLLEYGIGVHHSGLSDETKWLMEWLFESGHIKILVATTTIAQGVNFPVTAVVMADYRYPYGKEMQPEEFWNLVGRAGRVDQGSVGIVALAATNEKNAVKLKTFVDKQVLSLNSTLIKMVETAISEGQILELQKLSYLPEWSAFLQYIVHSYRQIGNSTEFTKQIELILRGTLGFETLRNNNPDNARYLIAGVRAYADNLSGNAPLKLVDSTGFSLETIRNTLKRLRDERIGENIWDPNELFKDKKDLRKLMGILLDVSELRENLEAATGGWGKDGSRLADMVTDWVNGLSLKEMSDKYFANDKQGNAIDSTKAMSNCCRNIFGKLTQTAAWGLAALQTMTFGDNFDKLSETDQATLRNLPARVYYGVDTDEAIALRLLGVPRSASLSLSKNMFSVIHEKSLNDLRTELASHDSRLWTESMGKIGEDYYKIWKVLEGIA from the coding sequence ATGAAATCGTGGGTAATGAATTTAATAGATGATGACTCTTTAAAACAAGCCCATATAGAGTCTTCCAGACGATTACTTCACGAATCACTAAAATTGGATTATTCATCAGTCGAAGAAGAGAACTCAAACTTTTTATTGATAATTGATTCTTTAGAATTGGCTTTGATTGATTTATTAGACGATGATGAGCAAATCAATAGTCTTCGTAAAATCAGTGCAGAGCTATTTCAATTATTAAGAGTACTTCCCAAGCCAGAGGATCCTATTGAAGCTGGAAAAGAATATTTGCGCTTATCTTGTTTTGGCGTTTTAGGAGATCGTGGAGCAGATGCATCAAGGTTGCTTAGAGAGCTGCCTCCAATAGATCTACCAATTAATTCACCATATTGGAATAAAAGAACATTTGCTACTATTATTGATGTGTGGTTGTCTATTATTAGAAAAGATGGATGGAATGACTTAGATAGAGTTCACGAGAGAGTTGTAGATTTAAGAAAACATCAAAATGAATATGAAAAAGATTATCTTGAATCAGAAGGTGATTATTCAAGAACTGCTGCTTGGGAATTGGTAGCATTATATCATTTAGCAAAAGCTGCGGAATTGTTAGCGATTTATACAACTCAAGGTCAAGTAGAAGGAAACTACGATATAAGACAACAACTAGAATCACAATTTGATTCTGCACTAAACGCATGTACTAGAGCAGAACTAGTTGAACTAGATAATTTAACTCGATTATTAGAGTGTACATCTCAACAGCTAGTTGATAATTGTATATGGACTATAACAAGAGCTGTTAATGATCAAGTAACTCAATTTGTTGAAACCCTTGTATCAAGAGAACGAAGTAAACCAATTTTTGAAATGTTGCCGCCTCAAAGGTATACTTTACGAGAAGAAGGATTACGCAGTTCAAGTCCACGTTCGATTGTAATTAATTTGCCTACATCTAGTGGAAAAACGTTTATTGCTGAATTCCGAATCCTGCAAGCACTTAATCAATTTGAAAATGGATGGATAGCATATCTCGCCCCTACTCATGCACTCGTAAATCAAATTTGTACACGTCTAAGAAAAGATTTTAATCCCCTAAAAATTAACGTGGAGAAAATCAGCCCTGCTCTTGAAATCGATAGTCTTGAAGCTGGTCTGCTTACTGATGTGGAAAAATCTTCTTATTTCCGAGTGCTGGTTACTACACCTGAAAAATTGGATTTAATGCTTCGTGGAGGATGGGAACAAAAAATAAATCGGCCTTTATCTTTAGTAATTGTCGACGAAGCACATAACCTCTCTCAACCAGTAAGAGGAATAAAACTAGAATTGCTGCTTGCTACTATTAACAGAGAATGTCGTGATTCCCAGTTTCTGCTATTAACTCCTTTTATTAATAACGCTACACAAATATCTAAATGGCTTTCTTCCGATAGTAACAAATCGATTGAGATGAGTGTGGATTGGAACCCAAATGATAGAGCTATAGCACTAAGTCGCCATAAAAAAAGTAATAACGGTAACTATTCCTTATATCTTGAAACTCTTCACACAACAAGAAATACACTACATATCCCTGAAAAACTACAGTTAAGTAACAATCGTCCACTTGGATATAATTGGTCACAAATAAATAATAACGCTAGTAAACTAGCCGCAGTAACTGCACAAGTTTTGAAAGAAAGAGGATCTGTTATAGTCTTGGTGGGAAAAATTCAACATACATGGTCACTCGCAAATAGTTTTAAACACCCTGATAATAAGATTACGGATTTACCTGAAGATGTGAAACTTGTAAAACGTTATATTCAAAGTGAATTTGGTGATGATTTCCCATTATGTGATTTGCTGGAATATGGAATTGGTGTGCATCACTCTGGTCTGTCGGATGAAACTAAATGGTTAATGGAATGGTTATTTGAATCAGGACATATTAAAATTCTTGTTGCAACTACAACGATTGCTCAAGGAGTAAATTTTCCCGTAACAGCTGTAGTTATGGCTGACTATAGATATCCATATGGTAAAGAAATGCAACCAGAAGAATTTTGGAATTTAGTTGGCCGAGCAGGGAGAGTAGATCAAGGGAGCGTAGGAATTGTTGCATTAGCTGCGACGAATGAAAAAAATGCTGTAAAGTTAAAGACGTTTGTTGATAAACAAGTTTTGTCTCTAAATTCAACACTTATAAAAATGGTAGAAACAGCTATAAGTGAAGGACAAATTTTAGAATTACAAAAATTGTCCTATCTCCCAGAATGGTCGGCTTTTTTGCAATACATAGTTCATTCATATCGTCAAATTGGAAATTCTACTGAATTTACCAAGCAAATTGAGTTAATTTTACGGGGTACTTTAGGGTTTGAAACATTAAGAAATAATAATCCTGATAATGCTAGATATCTTATTGCTGGAGTTAGAGCATATGCTGATAATTTATCGGGAAATGCTCCACTTAAGTTGGTTGATAGTACTGGTTTTTCGTTAGAAACAATAAGAAATACTTTAAAAAGACTGCGTGACGAACGTATTGGAGAAAATATATGGGATCCAAATGAATTATTTAAAGATAAAAAAGATTTGAGGAAGCTGATGGGGATATTGTTAGATGTTTCCGAATTACGTGAAAATTTAGAAGCTGCTACTGGTGGTTGGGGGAAAGATGGAAGTCGTTTAGCAGATATGGTCACTGATTGGGTAAATGGACTTAGCCTGAAAGAAATGTCTGACAAATATTTTGCTAACGACAAGCAAGGAAATGCTATTGATTCCACAAAAGCTATGAGTAATTGTTGTAGAAATATTTTTGGAAAACTTACACAAACCGCCGCATGGGGCCTCGCTGCTTTACAAACAATGACTTTTGGAGATAATTTCGATAAATTATCTGAAACAGACCAAGCAACACTTCGAAATTTGCCTGCAAGAGTTTATTATGGCGTAGACACAGATGAAGCAATTGCACTTCGTTTATTAGGAGTGCCACGCAGTGCATCACTTAGCTTGTCAAAAAACATGTTTTCAGTAATACATGAAAAATCTTTGAATGATTTGCGTACAGAATTAGCAAGCCATGATTCGAGATTATGGACAGAATCAATGGGAAAAATTGGTGAGGATTATTATAAGATTTGGAAGGTATTAGAAGGAATTGCCTAA
- a CDS encoding 2-isopropylmalate synthase, translated as MRNKKVTVFDTTLRDGEQTPGVSLTSAQKLEIARQLDKLGVDIIEAGFPISSEGDKESVKSISNAGLDLEVCGLARVLKKDVDACFDSDVGLVHTFVPTSEVQRTYTIKKSQEEVIQMAVETVQYIKDNGRRCMFSAMDATRTEPEYLIEVFKAVQEAGCDIINVPDTVGVMVPSAMYRQIKDIADEVTIPIDVHCHNDFGLAVANSLMAVEAGASQVQVTINGIGERAGNADLSQTVMSLTSIYGAKTNIHTEYLVETSKMIENYTGIRLPPNTPVVGQNAFSHESGIHSQGVLEKSDTFEPGIMTPEMVGHKRRIVLGKHTGKHAVKQSLESAGIISNDEQLDEIVSRIKEIANKGKHITDADLYAVASAVLGKASSEDELIKLKEVSVMTGNILTPTAVVKADIEGKETIAAKTGVGPVDAALKAVRDILGESNHFRLQEFRIDAITGGADALADVYIGLENEKGRVVTARSANPDIVMASVEALVNAMNLLYKREEKS; from the coding sequence ATGAGGAATAAAAAGGTAACTGTTTTTGACACAACACTGCGTGACGGAGAACAAACCCCTGGGGTATCTCTAACTTCTGCCCAGAAGCTGGAAATTGCCCGTCAACTTGACAAACTCGGGGTAGACATTATAGAAGCTGGATTTCCAATCTCATCAGAAGGAGATAAAGAATCCGTAAAATCTATTTCTAATGCCGGACTGGATCTTGAGGTTTGTGGACTTGCCCGTGTATTGAAAAAAGACGTTGATGCCTGTTTTGACAGTGATGTAGGACTTGTGCATACTTTCGTCCCTACTTCTGAAGTACAGCGGACATATACCATCAAAAAAAGCCAGGAAGAAGTAATTCAAATGGCTGTGGAGACTGTCCAGTACATTAAAGATAATGGGAGAAGATGCATGTTTTCTGCAATGGACGCTACGAGAACCGAACCTGAATATCTCATAGAGGTTTTCAAAGCAGTGCAGGAAGCAGGATGCGATATCATTAACGTGCCAGACACTGTTGGAGTTATGGTTCCATCAGCAATGTACAGACAGATAAAGGATATCGCAGATGAAGTAACAATTCCTATTGATGTACATTGCCATAACGATTTCGGGCTTGCTGTAGCAAACAGCCTCATGGCAGTCGAAGCAGGTGCGTCCCAGGTTCAGGTTACAATAAATGGAATAGGTGAAAGAGCAGGAAACGCCGATCTTTCTCAGACAGTCATGAGTCTGACCTCAATCTACGGGGCAAAAACAAATATTCACACTGAGTATCTTGTAGAAACCTCGAAAATGATTGAAAACTATACTGGAATCAGGCTACCTCCAAACACACCTGTAGTAGGCCAAAACGCATTCTCCCATGAATCCGGAATCCACAGTCAGGGAGTACTCGAAAAATCCGATACTTTCGAGCCCGGAATAATGACACCGGAAATGGTAGGACACAAAAGGCGTATTGTCCTTGGTAAGCATACAGGTAAACATGCAGTCAAGCAGTCTCTTGAATCTGCAGGCATAATCAGCAATGACGAGCAGCTTGATGAAATTGTATCCAGAATTAAGGAGATTGCAAATAAAGGAAAGCACATTACAGACGCAGACCTTTATGCTGTTGCCTCTGCCGTTCTTGGAAAAGCAAGTTCAGAGGATGAACTGATTAAACTCAAAGAAGTTTCTGTAATGACAGGAAATATCCTGACACCGACTGCAGTAGTCAAAGCAGATATCGAAGGTAAAGAAACCATTGCAGCAAAGACAGGGGTTGGCCCTGTAGACGCCGCCCTCAAAGCAGTAAGAGATATCCTGGGAGAAAGTAACCACTTTAGACTCCAGGAATTCAGGATCGATGCAATTACAGGTGGAGCAGATGCCCTTGCAGATGTATATATAGGTCTCGAAAATGAGAAGGGCAGAGTTGTAACTGCAAGGTCTGCAAACCCGGACATAGTTATGGCCTCTGTAGAAGCCCTTGTAAATGCTATGAACCTGCTGTATAAGAGAGAAGAAAAAAGCTAA